One Bufo gargarizans isolate SCDJY-AF-19 chromosome 3, ASM1485885v1, whole genome shotgun sequence DNA segment encodes these proteins:
- the LOC122932460 gene encoding uncharacterized protein LOC122932460 → MEELLKRLIQRAESRGGEAWLQRCLADGLSAEEEEAGVSDVARRSDVTEDATARSSRSAPHSAEVRMSKRTKRPRRAYSPSEGKNKKGGSVRSSPRCAVSQPGVLSRAPQPASSAHSMDPVPETGTEQMIVWILGHSFVFWAERRAAERNYSKESYMGSLFVSIFWLGFRGLKWYQIIPILKGELRSLPRPDVLIIHAGGNDLGRIRTLDLLDQMKCDLDHIKSLLPHVTLIFSEIIPRLIWKGEQLGFMEKIRKRTNRSLEKYLPKLGGWSLRHTELEGFIVGLYRNDLVHLSEIGLDIFNSGLQDMIEKAVVFRGGHVG, encoded by the exons ATGGAGGAGCTGCTGAAGAGGCTGATACAGCGCGCCGAGTCAAGAGGAGGAGAGGCGTGGCTTCAGCGGTGCTTGGCTGACGGCCTGtcagctgaagaggaggaggcgggAGTAAGTGACGTCGCTCGGCGTAGTGACGTCACGGAAGATGCGACGGCGAGGTCATCAAGAAGCGCTCCCCATAGCGCTGAAGTCCGGATGTCAAAGAGGACCAAGAGGCCGAGGAGGGCGTACTCACCGTCTGAAGGAAAGAACAAGAAAGGTGGCAGTGTGCGCTCCTCCCCCAGGTGTGCGGTATCGCAGCCTGGGGTTTTGAGTCGAGCGCCGCAGCCGGCCTCCAGCGCGCACAGCATGGATCCGGTACCGGAGACTG GTACAGAACAAATGATCGTATGGATTCTGGGTCATTCTTTCGTGTTCTGGGCAGAAAGAAGGGCTGCGGAGCGTAATTATTCTAAAGAGAGTTATATGGGTTCTTTGTTTGTTTCTATTTTCTGGTTAGGTTTTCGGGGTTTAAAATGGTACCAAATCATTCCGATTTTAAAAGGTGAGTTAAGGTCATTGCCACGACCGGATGTTCTAATAATCCATGCTGGTGGTAATGATTTAGGAAGAATTAGAACGTTAGATTTATTGGATCAGATGAAATGTGATCTCGATCATATTAAATCATTACTTCCGCATGTTACACTGATTTTCTCTGAAATTATCCCAAGGTTGATTTGGAAGGGTGAGCAGCTCGGTTTTATGGAGAAAATTAGGAAAAGAACCAATAGGAGCCTAGAGAAATATCTTCCTAAATTGGGGGGGTGGTCCTTAAGACACACTGAACTAGAGGGTTTTATTGTAGGTCTTTATCGGAATGATTTGGTTCATCTGTCAGAAATAGGTCTTGATATATTTAATTCGGGTTTGCAGGACATGATTGAGAAGGCCGTGGTTTTTAGGGGGGGACATGTGGGTTAA